In Pedobacter sp. W3I1, one DNA window encodes the following:
- a CDS encoding DUF6607 family protein: MAPTIKSKNKKSRLRRISDWLHLWLGITSGLIVLMLGVTGCMYVFQKEITELIHRKAYFVDVPSNAKTLPLSLLQTNAEKALGNKKKIGFISTYKAPERAWEFSTYKAGDPKAFWYFDSIDYYDLVLVNPYTGKVTLVTDHKYEFFSVVKMIHWSLLINHPIGQQIIGWSTFIFVFLLISGMVMWWPKNLKKSNFDKSFKVKWKAKFKRINYDMHNVLGFYAMLICLMLALTGLVWAFQWFQATVYVVASGSTTPPKVVEIKSDSTKTIRAVPFDIAFDQAKKIFKNEDRIGMSPAGGGTATINATGYRGEETYWNYDVLQFDQYSGKLLHRTNQSEKNGGETVIGMNYDIHVGAILGLPGKILAFFASLIAASLPITGFIIWWGKGKKKNRIVSKPNTHLIHNKMKFLNLILVLTGLITLNADAQTKVDTPEEKLEKDRKAIKSLAGFYEVNFNYGEVTAPDPNYKFSKPYESHGNEWAEIIVDEPKRIVIQHMLAINDSTVIKHWRQDWTYEDTNIMLYTEGNAWKKGNLTPADVKGKWTQKVYQVDDSPRYQGYGTWSHVGGHDSWSSETDSPLPRRESTVRKDYNVLNRGSRITITKNGWMFEQDNKKIVRAASGDKLLAVEKGYEEFTKIDPKTFAYAQKWWASQHTFWADVRGVWADIIDSQSTFKVQTMANGKLLYETLFNLGDQSIKEKWTAAQNKEKIKTALQPYLVK, from the coding sequence ATGGCACCAACAATAAAATCAAAAAACAAAAAATCGCGACTACGTCGGATCAGCGACTGGCTGCATCTGTGGCTGGGCATAACATCGGGCTTAATTGTATTGATGTTAGGCGTTACCGGATGCATGTACGTTTTTCAAAAAGAAATTACTGAGCTCATCCACCGCAAAGCATATTTTGTTGATGTTCCTTCAAATGCTAAAACCTTACCATTAAGCTTACTACAAACCAATGCCGAAAAAGCATTAGGCAATAAAAAGAAAATTGGTTTTATTTCTACTTACAAGGCGCCAGAAAGGGCATGGGAATTTAGCACCTATAAAGCAGGCGATCCTAAAGCCTTCTGGTACTTCGATTCAATTGATTACTACGACCTGGTACTGGTAAATCCATATACCGGAAAAGTAACCCTGGTTACCGATCATAAATATGAGTTTTTTTCAGTTGTTAAAATGATCCACTGGAGTTTACTGATCAATCATCCCATTGGTCAACAGATTATTGGTTGGTCTACTTTCATCTTTGTATTTCTACTCATTTCAGGCATGGTGATGTGGTGGCCGAAAAATCTCAAAAAATCGAACTTTGATAAGAGTTTTAAAGTAAAATGGAAGGCCAAATTTAAACGCATTAATTACGATATGCACAATGTGTTGGGCTTTTATGCAATGTTAATCTGTTTAATGCTGGCTTTAACTGGTTTGGTTTGGGCATTTCAATGGTTTCAGGCAACCGTTTATGTAGTGGCATCTGGAAGCACTACCCCACCAAAAGTGGTAGAAATAAAATCAGATTCAACAAAAACCATTAGAGCTGTTCCATTCGATATCGCTTTTGATCAGGCTAAAAAGATCTTTAAAAACGAAGACCGCATTGGCATGTCGCCAGCGGGAGGCGGTACAGCAACCATTAATGCCACAGGTTACCGTGGCGAAGAAACTTATTGGAATTACGATGTTTTACAGTTCGATCAGTACTCGGGCAAGTTATTACATAGAACAAACCAATCTGAAAAAAATGGGGGCGAAACTGTTATTGGCATGAACTACGATATTCATGTAGGGGCCATTTTAGGGCTACCAGGAAAAATATTGGCCTTTTTTGCCAGTTTAATTGCAGCAAGCCTACCCATAACCGGATTTATTATCTGGTGGGGAAAAGGAAAAAAGAAAAACCGCATTGTCAGTAAACCAAACACACACCTAATTCATAATAAAATGAAATTTTTAAACCTAATTTTAGTATTAACCGGTTTGATTACCCTTAATGCTGATGCACAAACAAAAGTTGACACTCCGGAAGAAAAACTGGAAAAGGATAGAAAAGCAATAAAATCTTTAGCTGGTTTTTATGAAGTGAATTTCAACTATGGTGAAGTTACCGCTCCGGATCCAAACTACAAATTCAGTAAGCCTTACGAAAGCCATGGCAACGAATGGGCAGAAATTATTGTAGATGAGCCAAAAAGAATTGTAATTCAACACATGCTGGCCATTAACGATAGTACGGTTATTAAACACTGGCGCCAGGACTGGACTTATGAAGATACCAACATTATGCTTTATACCGAAGGTAATGCATGGAAAAAAGGCAATTTAACTCCTGCTGATGTGAAAGGAAAATGGACACAAAAAGTTTATCAGGTTGATGATAGCCCACGTTACCAGGGCTATGGTACATGGAGCCATGTTGGAGGTCACGATTCTTGGTCAAGCGAAACCGATTCTCCATTACCAAGAAGAGAATCTACTGTGCGTAAAGATTACAATGTATTAAACCGTGGTAGCAGAATTACCATCACTAAAAATGGTTGGATGTTTGAGCAGGACAATAAAAAAATTGTGCGCGCTGCCAGTGGTGATAAACTATTGGCCGTTGAAAAAGGTTATGAGGAATTTACGAAAATAGATCCTAAAACTTTTGCTTATGCGCAAAAATGGTGGGCCAGTCAGCATACTTTTTGGGCAGACGTACGTGGCGTTTGGGCTGACATTATTGATTCGCAAAGTACATTTAAAGTACAGACGATGGCCAATGGTAAATTGCTTTACGAAACCCTTTTTAACCTGGGCGATCAATCTATCAAAGAAAAATGGACAGCCGCACAAAACAAAGAAAAAATTAAAACTGCTTTACAGCCTTATCTGGTAAAGTAA